ATTTTAAAACCTTATTGGCATTGTAAGCAGTATTTAAATTGAAATTCAACATCCAATCACTATTCCGTAGAATGTTGTAGTTCAAATCGATCTCAAAACCTTGATTTTGCATATCACCATTGTTCGTTAAGATTGGAAATCCTCCAGCGGTGACTGGCAAAACCAATTCTGCAATCTTATCAAAAGTAGTTCGGTGATAATATGCCAATGAAAGATCCAATCGGTTCACTAACCTTGTTTCTAAACCAACCTCTTTAGTGATTAAGCTTTCCCATTTTAACCCGAAATTACTTGGATTATTCATGGTGTAACCTACAGCACCATTGTAGTTTGAGGTCCCGTATCTTCCTTGTAAATAATAATAGCCCCTGTTATTTGCAGTAACTGGCCCTATGTCACCATTTGCTCCATAACTTGCACGAAGCTTCAAGGTATTAACGACCTGATCTTGTCCTATGAAGTTGGAGAACATCTCCTCATTATGCAAATTCCAACCGATCGAAATCCCTGGAAATGTACCCCACCTATTGTTCAATAATGTTGAATATCCATCACGACGTGCTGTCAAGGTCAATAAATACTTCTGATCATAATCATAGTTGATACGCCCAAAGAAAGAATTAATACGGTACCTATTATGGTAAGAATCTATACTGCGAAGGTTGTCAACGCTTGTGAGCGCCAAATCCATGAAATCATCTGTAGGTGCACCCGAACCTGAAGCTGACAAACCTTTGTTATAAGAATCAAAAAATTCCCAGCCTAGCATGGCGTCAACATTATGCTTCCCTAAAAAAGAGTCCCTATAGTTCAAAACCGAATTATATGTTTGGTTTAAGGTTTTGTCGTAACCAGCACTTGAATTTCGAGACCTTACCCAATTGCCTGGAGAGTTCAAATAATCCTTATTGAAGGCTTCATTCATACTTTGATTCAAATACCAACTCCCTGTTGATTTCCAATTGAGCTTTTCAGAAAACTTGATATTAAAACCTTGTGAAAGTGTAAGCTTCTGGTTCTCATTATTACGGATAAATTTGTCAATATTTACCATAACATTTCCGTCCCAGTTGTCGCGACCTATCAACAGATCCCCGTTTTCATTGTAGCCGCGCATGGTTGGAGGTGCACCTAAAGCTCTCGTCATATAGTTCGCTTCAGCATTATTAGCATCTCGCCATTTCGTGTTAGCAAAGTTCAACCCTGAAAGTGATTCCAACCACGGTTTGATCTTATAATCTCCGTTAAGAATAAATGTCAGTCGATCATAAAAAGTCTTTACGGGTACACCTTCTTCATAATATTTTCCAAGACTTGCATAATATTTCCCTTTATCGTTTCCACCTTGCATGGCAACATTATAATCTTGAGTAAGCGCATTTTGATTTAATGCCTGGTCACCATAATTGAATTCTGTGAAAATTATCTCCTTGCCAGTCACTGGATCAATCATCGTCCTCCAACCTTTATTCAATAATTCACGGTTGGTATCATCCAAAAACATAGTACTCCAGACAGCCTGGTTGGTTACATTCCCATCCAGGATATTGCCGTTTGCATCCTTATACTTATTGCCAGTACCAAATGGAACTGCAGAAGTTAGTTGATTTAGTTGTGTTGGATTGTAAATCCCAGAAGTTTGAATAGATTTACGCGACCAATAGATATAATCTTCCGCGTTCAAAAATTCAAATGGAATATTTAATGAATTCATCCCGATTTTTGCCTTGGCGGTAATGTTAGAAACACCCTCTTTTCCTCTTTTTGTTGTGATCAATACCACACCGTTTGATGCCCTTGCTCCATAGATAGCAGTAGCAGATGCATCCTTTAACACGTCAATAGATTCAATATCATCTTGGTTTATGTCTTGAAACCCCGACCGTATCAAACCGTCTACAATGACTAAAGGCGAACCTCCACCTGTATAA
The Sphingobacterium daejeonense genome window above contains:
- a CDS encoding SusC/RagA family TonB-linked outer membrane protein encodes the protein MFNKLSGRPGAVPNIVLRGGTSYTGGGSPLVIVDGLIRSGFQDINQDDIESIDVLKDASATAIYGARASNGVVLITTKRGKEGVSNITAKAKIGMNSLNIPFEFLNAEDYIYWSRKSIQTSGIYNPTQLNQLTSAVPFGTGNKYKDANGNILDGNVTNQAVWSTMFLDDTNRELLNKGWRTMIDPVTGKEIIFTEFNYGDQALNQNALTQDYNVAMQGGNDKGKYYASLGKYYEEGVPVKTFYDRLTFILNGDYKIKPWLESLSGLNFANTKWRDANNAEANYMTRALGAPPTMRGYNENGDLLIGRDNWDGNVMVNIDKFIRNNENQKLTLSQGFNIKFSEKLNWKSTGSWYLNQSMNEAFNKDYLNSPGNWVRSRNSSAGYDKTLNQTYNSVLNYRDSFLGKHNVDAMLGWEFFDSYNKGLSASGSGAPTDDFMDLALTSVDNLRSIDSYHNRYRINSFFGRINYDYDQKYLLTLTARRDGYSTLLNNRWGTFPGISIGWNLHNEEMFSNFIGQDQVVNTLKLRASYGANGDIGPVTANNRGYYYLQGRYGTSNYNGAVGYTMNNPSNFGLKWESLITKEVGLETRLVNRLDLSLAYYHRTTFDKIAELVLPVTAGGFPILTNNGDMQNQGFEIDLNYNILRNSDWMLNFNLNTAYNANKVLKLPNNGVENNRQGGFQVYDPVTKDLIWVGGIQEGQDPNIAYAYQAEGIIRTQSDLDNYALKLQDLIGAKTLVHPDVFEGMSASEKALHYPIALGDVMWKDVNGDGIINSYDQVYQGRTVPRWTGGFGIYSSWKNFSLSTRFDYALGFVQYDGPRAWFMGMMQGTFNTTQDVFDTYTPENTGAKYPTYYFADQLFKNNTSRMSSMFFNRGDYLAWREVSLSYRLPRSIAEKAKLEDLSLSVTGQNLHYWSKSTLFSPESGSIGQGGGGYPLPRTVIFGLQLTF